Proteins found in one Oryza glaberrima chromosome 4, OglaRS2, whole genome shotgun sequence genomic segment:
- the LOC127770466 gene encoding uncharacterized protein LOC127770466 isoform X2, whose product MSASGEPEKVPAAAEGEEKADGAKDAAGSGGELLYCGATNFETMGRKVVGGAQGNLVSPTRMRSLMGVDIRFVASGCTACHCVALDAEGRCYTWGRNEKGQLGHGDTLQRNLPTVVSELSKYKVIKASVGRNHTVVVTDDGKSFSFGHNKHGQLGTGSLRNEIETSPMPCLVTEATNAVCGADFTVWLSSVEGSTILTAGLPQYGQLGHGTDNEYNIKDSSVKLAYDPQPRPRAIASLSGKTIVKAACGTNHTVAVDSSGYVYTWGFGGYGRLGHREQKDEWQPRLVEVFQKHNVLPPNAIISAGAASSACTAGGGQLYMWGKLKNTGDDWMYPKPLLDLSGWNIRCMASGNMHHVVGADDSCISWGTAQNGELGYGPNGQKSSANPKKVDILEGMHVISVGCGYGLSAIVVDRSIASDRLNQLDIYDGDTSTEEDRVEVQVAKKASASTNARSNKRKKTKDVSESEEDDDEEDDSDDDENGEIKGGKGRRGRKPSNRGRGRGAKKATPEPKPSARGRGRPKKTESPAQKTGSSGRGGKRGKRGRARK is encoded by the exons ATGTCGGCCAGCGGCGAGCCCGAGAaggtccccgccgccgccgagggagaggagaaggcggACGGCGCGAAGGATGCCGCGGGCTCCGGGGGAGAGCTGCTGTACTGCGGCGCGACCAATTTCGAGACCATGGGGCGGAAGGTGGTGGGCGGGGCGCAGGGTAACCTAGTGTCGCCGACGCGGATGCGGTCGCTCATGGGCGTCGACATACGATTCGTTGCCTCCGGGTGCA CGGCTTGCCATTGTGTTGCCTTGGATGCTGAAGGACGTTGCTATACATGGGGTCGAAATGAG AAGGGGCAGTTGGGGCATGGGGATACTCTTCAGCGTAACCTGCCGACTGTTGTTTCTGAACTATCAAA GTACAAAGTCATTAAAGCAAGTGTTGGAAGAAATCACACAGTGGTTGTAACCGATGACGGGAAGTCATTCTCATTTGGTCACAATAAACACGGACAGTTGGGTACAGGCTCCCTAAGGAATG AAATTGAGACATCACCAATGCCCTGTCTTGTTACTGAAGCAACTAATGCTGTTTGTGGTGCTGATTTTACTGTCTGGCTGTCATCAGTGGAGGGCTCTACTATACT TACAGCAGGTCTTCCCCAGTACGGTCAGCTTGGTCATGGAACCGACAATGAG TACAATATTAAAGACTCATCTGTAAAGCTGGCATATGATCCCCAGCCCCGTCCCAGGGCAATAGCTTCATTATCTGGGAAAACTATCGTCAAAGCTGCATGTGGAACAAATCATACAG TTGCAGTTGATTCAAGTGGCTATGTTTACAC ATGGGGCTTTGGTGGATATGGAAG GTTGGGCCATAGAGAACAAAAGGATGAGTGGCAGCCTCGCCTTGTTGAAGTCTTCCAGAAGCATAATGTTCTGCCACCCAATGCTATTATATCAGCTGGTGCGGCAAGTTCTGCATGCACTGCCG GTGGAGGACAGTTGTACATGTGGGGAAAGTTAAAGAATACAGGCGACGACTGGATGTATCCAAAGCCATTATTGGATTTAAG TGGTTGGAACATTCGTTGCATGGCTTCTGGTAACATGCACCACGTTGTTGGTGCAGATGATTCTTGCATAAGCTGGGGAACAGCCCAAAATGGAGAGCTTGGCTATGGCCCTAATGGGCAAAA GTCATCTGCTAATCCTAAAAAGGTTGACATCCTTGAAGGAATGCATGTTATAAG TGTTGGTTGTGGATATGGGTTGTCTGCGATTGTTGTGGACAGATCAATTGCTAGTGACCGGCTTAATCAG ctGGATATTTATGACGGTGATACCTCCACTGAAG AAGACAGAGTGGAGGTCCAGGTTGCCAAGAAGGCATCTGCTAGCACCAATGCACGATCTAACAAGCGCAAGAAAACCAAGGATGTTTCCGAATCagaagaggatgatgatgaggaagatgataGCGACGACGATGAAAATGGTGAAATAAAAGGTGGTAAGGGTAGACGTGGCCGCAAACCTTCAAACAGAGGGAGAGGCAGGGGAGCTAAAAAGGCAACTCCTGAGCCAAAGCCATCTGCAAGGGGCAGAGGCCGCCCGAAGAAAACCGAGTCTCCTGCTCAGAAAACTGGGAGCTCGGGGCGAGGCGGGAAGAGGGGGAAGCGAGGAAGAGCTCGGAAGTGA
- the LOC127770466 gene encoding uncharacterized protein LOC127770466 isoform X1 — protein MSASGEPEKVPAAAEGEEKADGAKDAAGSGGELLYCGATNFETMGRKVVGGAQGNLVSPTRMRSLMGVDIRFVASGCTACHCVALDAEGRCYTWGRNEKGQLGHGDTLQRNLPTVVSELSKYKVIKASVGRNHTVVVTDDGKSFSFGHNKHGQLGTGSLRNEIETSPMPCLVTEATNAVCGADFTVWLSSVEGSTILTAGLPQYGQLGHGTDNEYNIKDSSVKLAYDPQPRPRAIASLSGKTIVKAACGTNHTVAVDSSGYVYTWGFGGYGRLGHREQKDEWQPRLVEVFQKHNVLPPNAIISAGAASSACTAGGGQLYMWGKLKNTGDDWMYPKPLLDLSGWNIRCMASGNMHHVVGADDSCISWGTAQNGELGYGPNGQKSSANPKKVDILEGMHVISVGCGYGLSAIVVDRSIASDRLNQLDIYDGDTSTEVEDRVEVQVAKKASASTNARSNKRKKTKDVSESEEDDDEEDDSDDDENGEIKGGKGRRGRKPSNRGRGRGAKKATPEPKPSARGRGRPKKTESPAQKTGSSGRGGKRGKRGRARK, from the exons ATGTCGGCCAGCGGCGAGCCCGAGAaggtccccgccgccgccgagggagaggagaaggcggACGGCGCGAAGGATGCCGCGGGCTCCGGGGGAGAGCTGCTGTACTGCGGCGCGACCAATTTCGAGACCATGGGGCGGAAGGTGGTGGGCGGGGCGCAGGGTAACCTAGTGTCGCCGACGCGGATGCGGTCGCTCATGGGCGTCGACATACGATTCGTTGCCTCCGGGTGCA CGGCTTGCCATTGTGTTGCCTTGGATGCTGAAGGACGTTGCTATACATGGGGTCGAAATGAG AAGGGGCAGTTGGGGCATGGGGATACTCTTCAGCGTAACCTGCCGACTGTTGTTTCTGAACTATCAAA GTACAAAGTCATTAAAGCAAGTGTTGGAAGAAATCACACAGTGGTTGTAACCGATGACGGGAAGTCATTCTCATTTGGTCACAATAAACACGGACAGTTGGGTACAGGCTCCCTAAGGAATG AAATTGAGACATCACCAATGCCCTGTCTTGTTACTGAAGCAACTAATGCTGTTTGTGGTGCTGATTTTACTGTCTGGCTGTCATCAGTGGAGGGCTCTACTATACT TACAGCAGGTCTTCCCCAGTACGGTCAGCTTGGTCATGGAACCGACAATGAG TACAATATTAAAGACTCATCTGTAAAGCTGGCATATGATCCCCAGCCCCGTCCCAGGGCAATAGCTTCATTATCTGGGAAAACTATCGTCAAAGCTGCATGTGGAACAAATCATACAG TTGCAGTTGATTCAAGTGGCTATGTTTACAC ATGGGGCTTTGGTGGATATGGAAG GTTGGGCCATAGAGAACAAAAGGATGAGTGGCAGCCTCGCCTTGTTGAAGTCTTCCAGAAGCATAATGTTCTGCCACCCAATGCTATTATATCAGCTGGTGCGGCAAGTTCTGCATGCACTGCCG GTGGAGGACAGTTGTACATGTGGGGAAAGTTAAAGAATACAGGCGACGACTGGATGTATCCAAAGCCATTATTGGATTTAAG TGGTTGGAACATTCGTTGCATGGCTTCTGGTAACATGCACCACGTTGTTGGTGCAGATGATTCTTGCATAAGCTGGGGAACAGCCCAAAATGGAGAGCTTGGCTATGGCCCTAATGGGCAAAA GTCATCTGCTAATCCTAAAAAGGTTGACATCCTTGAAGGAATGCATGTTATAAG TGTTGGTTGTGGATATGGGTTGTCTGCGATTGTTGTGGACAGATCAATTGCTAGTGACCGGCTTAATCAG ctGGATATTTATGACGGTGATACCTCCACTGAAG TAGAAGACAGAGTGGAGGTCCAGGTTGCCAAGAAGGCATCTGCTAGCACCAATGCACGATCTAACAAGCGCAAGAAAACCAAGGATGTTTCCGAATCagaagaggatgatgatgaggaagatgataGCGACGACGATGAAAATGGTGAAATAAAAGGTGGTAAGGGTAGACGTGGCCGCAAACCTTCAAACAGAGGGAGAGGCAGGGGAGCTAAAAAGGCAACTCCTGAGCCAAAGCCATCTGCAAGGGGCAGAGGCCGCCCGAAGAAAACCGAGTCTCCTGCTCAGAAAACTGGGAGCTCGGGGCGAGGCGGGAAGAGGGGGAAGCGAGGAAGAGCTCGGAAGTGA